Below is a genomic region from Tepidisphaeraceae bacterium.
CTGCGCCTCCACGGGAAGCTCGCCGGCACGGTCGCGCCGCTGACGGTCAGCGTCCACTCTGCGGCCAACGCGAACTGGACCGACGCGGGCATTACGTGGTCCAACCAGCCGGCTCAGACCGGCGCGACTCTTGGCACGTTCGTCGTCAACAGCGCTACGGCCAGCTGGCACGAGCTGGACCTGACGAACTGCGTCAACGCGGCGAAGGCTGCGGGACAGAGCAGCATCAGCCTCCGGCTGACCGGGCCCAACGGCAACACGGCGGTCATCGAGTTCAGCTCGCGCGAGGCGTCGACCGTGGCCAACCGGCCGCAGCTGGTCGTCGTTGCCGACGCCTCCGCGCCGACGCCGCCGGCCGCCCCGACGAACCTCACGGCGGTCGCGGCGTCGCCAACGCAGCTGAACCTGACGTGGGACGACCAGGCGAGCGACGAGGCCGGCTACCTGCTGGAGTACGGCGCCAGCGGCGCGTTCCCGGCCGGCGGCGCGACGGGGGTGGTATCGCTGCCGGCAAACGCGACGTCGTACGTGCTGGGGGGTCTGACGCCGGGGATCGCCTACCACGTCCGCGTCCGCGCGACCAACGCCGGCGGCGCCAGCGCCAACAGCAACGTCGCCAGCGCGACCACGCAGCTCGCCCTGTCGCCGACCGACCTTCAGCACGGCGACATCGGCGGCCCCGCGATCGTCGGCGACGCCAGCTACAGCGCCGGCGCAGCCGGCACGGGCAGCAGCTACGCGCTGCAGGGCGGCGGCGCCGACGTGTTCGGCACGAGCGACCAGTTCCACTTCGCGTACTACCCGCTCGGCGGCGACGGCACGATCATCGCGCGCGTCGCGTCGATCCAGAACACCCACGCCTCGGCCAAGGCGGGCGTGATGGTCCGCGAGTCGCTCGCGCCCAACGCGCGCAACGCGTTCATGAACGTCAAGCCGACGGCCGGCGTTGAGTTCTCGTGGCGCACGAGCGCCGGCGGCTCGACCGGCTACACGAACGCCGCCGGGCTGGGCGCGCCTTATTGGGTGCGCCTGACGCGCGTCGGCGACGTCGTGACCGCCAGCCGCTCGGCCGACGGCGCGGTCTGGACCGTCGCCGGCACCGCGACGTTTGCGGGGCTGGCCGGTACCGTTCACGTCGGCCTCGCCGTCACGGCCCACGACAACGCCAAGCTCGCCACCGGCGCGTTCGACAATGTGACGATCGCCGGCCACGTGCCCGAGCCGATCGCGCCCAGCGGCCTGACGGCGACCGTGGCGGCGGCGGCGTCGCCGGCTCAGGTGAACCTGGCCTGGACCGACCACGCGGGCAACGAGACCGGCTACCGGGTCGAGCGCAGCAGTGACGGCGGCGCGACCTTCGCGACGCTGCCCGCCGCCGCGGCGCTGGCGGCGGGGACGACGACGTTCGGCGACGCCACGGTCGCGGCGGGCGTCGCCTACAACTACCGCGTCCGGGCAACCGGGCCGACGATCGCCGGCGTGCAACGCGACTCCGCCTGGAGCAACGCCGCGTCGGCCACGACGCCGCCATCGGCGGCGGTCGCCCCAGCGGCGCCGACGGACCTGTCGGCCACCGCCACCTCGCCGACGCAGGTGGACCTGGCGTGGACGGACAACGCGGGCGACGAGGGCGGCTACCGCGTCGAACGCAGCACCGACGGCGGCGCGACCTTCACGGCGCTGGCTGGTATGCCGCTGGCGGTCAACGCCACGATCTACAGTGATACGACGGTCGCGGCGGGCACGCCGTACCGATACCGCGTTATCGCGACCGGCGCCGCCGGCGCGCCCGACTCAGCGGCGTCCAATATGGATGATGCGACGACGCCGGCGGCGCTGAGCATCAGCATCGGCGGCGACGCATCGGTCGCCGAAGGAGCGACGTATACGCTGTCGTTGTCAGCGAGCGGCTACGGGTCCGACGTGATCGATCACTGGGCCGTCGATTGGGACGGGGCCGGCCCGCTCGTGGCCGAGACCGTGATGGGCAATCCCGGCAGCGTCACCCACGTGTTCCCCGATGGCTTGAATCCCGCGACCGATAGCACCGTCACCGCCCGAGCGTACCTCGCGGGCGACACCACCGGGACGACTGCGGCGCACAAGAGCGTCACCGTCAGCAACGCGGCTCCCATCGTGGCGATCGGTGGGGCACCGACGACGTGGGCGGCCGGGCAGATGTATAACCTGACTGCGTCGGCGACCGACGTCGGCCTGGCCGATGCTGCGGCAGGCTTCACGTACGCCTGGTCCCAGGCCGTCGATGGGGGCACGCCGACGATCGTGACCGGCCCATCGTTTAGCGTCACTCCCAACACTCTTGAAAGCTATGTGCTGACGCTCACGGCAACCGACAAGGACGGTGCATCGTCTGTTGCCGACACCTTGTCGTTTACGGTCAATCCAGCCGTCGCAACGACTGCTGTCGATGACGAACTCGTTTTCAAGCATCACAACGGTCCGGTGCGTCTTTCCGTGTTAGCCAACGATCTGAGGGATCCAGGTATTACGCTCGATATCAGCGGTATTACCCAGCCAGCAAACGGCACCGTTGTTATTCTCAGCGGTTCGCCGGACGTGTTGACATATGTGCCTTCAACGGGCTTTGTCGGCACCGACACGTTCACGTACACGATCGACGATGGCCATGGGGGCGTCAGCACGGCGACTGTGAGCGTCGCCGTTCAAGCCGGAAATGGTGCCGATGCTGTCGACAGCGTCCGACCGGGCGCGAAGGACTACACGCTTGGCGACGGGTTCATCATAGACCCAAACGCAACCTTCACGCCCATCTCGCAGGGCAACTATCAGTACACGACGACGATCCCGGTTAACGCGACCGAACCCTGGAGCTACGGGGACGGCGGCGACGACGTTCTGCACACGCGGGTGACGACAGGCAGTCAGACGCTGACGGTCATCTCTACGTTTCCGGGAGACGGGAGTTGGAGCTACTACGAGTCGCTCTCGTTCACGCGGACCATTCTGACCGCACCGGTCATCGGTGGGACCGGCATCACCCAAACTGAAACTATCATTGACAACTACGTGTTCTCCGGTCACGGGAACCTGACGAGTTCGTACTTCTCGTTCACGGCAGACGGCAGCGACGCCGTGATGGGCAGCTTGGCCGGGCCGGTGACCATGACGTGGGGCTCACTGGGCACGAAATACGAGAACACGACGAGTTCCGCCAATCTGACGACCGGCGTCGTCACCGGCACAAGCGACCAGCACGGCGGGCAGTCCTACAGTTCGTCAGGAAACGGCACCTACAGTTACGAGACCACCGGCGGCTCGGTGACCGGTACCACGAACCAAAGCTCATCGTGGGAGGATACCTATCAATACAGTGCGACGAACGGGACATACTCGCAGCAGCAATCGGACGGATGGGGTTATTCGGGCAGTGGTTCGTACGAGGACACCGATACGTCTGCCGGTCCGTCGACGGGCAGCGTCACCGGCTCGTTCAACAATAGCAGCACGATCAGCGGCACGATCAACGAGGGCGGCAGCGGGTCATCGACCGGCCAGTACGCGATCGTTTCGCAGTTGGTGAGTGGCACCTGGATTAAGACCGGCAGCGGGTCGACCGCGGACTCCAACGTCGGCCACTGGTCCTCGGCAGGGGACGGTGCATACACGCGCTCGACGAGCGACACGAACGGGACACTGAGCGTCAGCGGCTCCAAGGGCGTTTCCTCGGAAAGCAGCTGGAATTCCAGCGGAACGGTCAGCCAGACGCTGGTTTCCAGCGGCACGTGGTCCATCGTGTCCGGTGACGGTGACTCCAGTGGCGGGACGAGCGACAGCTGGCACTACAATGGTGGCGGCAGCTACTCCGACATCAGCGCTGGCCTTACCGGCGGCACGATCCTCGAAGATGCCACAAACGGGTCGAGCAACAATTACAGTATCCACTCAGATTGGGTCACGGGGTCGTGGGTGCAGTCGGGTACAAATACCAACAGCACGCTCGACCGCGGCAACTGGTCTTCGTCGGGCTCCAGCCCGTACTCGCGAAGCACGAGTGATGACAATGGCACCCTGTCGGTTGCTGGAAATAAAGGCGTCACGCACAGCGTCGGATGGATCGACCAGAGCAGCGGCACGCAATCGCTAGCTGCCGACGGAGCGTGGTCGAACGGTACCGGCGCCGGTAATTCCACCCGGCAGACCAACGACGAGTGGTCTTACCAAGGCTCCGGAACGTATACCGACGTCACCGCCGGCCTCACTAGCGGCACAATCAACGAGGGAGCGAGCAACAAGTCAACCGAAAGCTTCTCCGTTCACTCCACCTGGAACGACAACGGTGTCACGCAGGAGGGCAAGACGACCGACACGACGCTGGACAAGGGCAGCTGGCACTCGAGCGGCACGGGGGCGTACGCGAACCAGTCGGACCCGTCGTCGGCGTCGACGTACGCGATGTCGACGTCGGGCAGCAAGCACGTCCACCACAAGACGGACTGGAACACGACCGGCGACGCGACGTCGACGCTGGACGCGACCGGCGCGTGGGTCACGACGACCGGGTCCGACAACAGCGCGACGGCGTCGCTGAGCATGAACGGGGAGTGGTCCAACGGCACCGGCGGCACGACGGCGACGAAGGAGGTCAAGGACGACTGGGACTACAGCGGCAGCGGCAACTACACCAGCACGGCGGCGGGCAGCGCCAACCCGGTGACCGGCACGATCAACGAGGGGGCCAGCAACGGCGCGACCGAGCACTACAGCGTGCACTCGAGCTGGAGCGAGGACGGGACGGTCACGCAGAAGGGCAAGACGTCGAGCACGACGCTGGACAAGGGCAGCTGGCACTCGAGCGGCACGGGCGAGTACACGCGCAGCACGAATGGATCCAACGGTACGCTTCACGTCACCGGGTCAAGATTTGTTAAGCACGCTACCGACTGGAACACGACCGGCGATGCGACGTCGACGCTGGACGCGAAGGGGCAATGGGTGACGACGAGTCCGGCCGATGGGACCGCCGCTGCCGTGGCGTCGCTGAGTATGAACAGCGATTGGTCCGATGGCCACGGCGGCACGACCGCGACGAAGGACGTAAGCAATGATTGGGGGTACAACGGTAGCGGCACGTACACCGACATCGCCGCAGGCGTTAGCGATGGCGCGATCAATGAAGGTGCATCGAACGGGGCGACCGATCACTACAGCGTCCACTCCAGTTGGAGCGAGGACGGCGTCGTCATCCAAAAAGGCCGGGCCACTGCGACGACGCTGGACAAGGGCAGTTGGCACTCCAATGGCACGGGCGAATACACGCGCAGCACGAGCGACGCCAACGGTACGCTCTCGGTGACCGGCACGAAGGACATGGCGCATGAGGCAGATTGGAAGACGGATGGCGGCGTCACCTCGACGCTCGACGCCACCGGCAGTTGGGTAACCACAACGCTTACGGGCGGAAGCACGACGTCGTCGCTCCAGATGGACAGCGACTGGTCCATTAGCGAAGGGGATGGCACCTCCACCAAGCGCGTCAGCGACGATTGGCAATACGAGGGCGGCGGTACCTATTCCGATGCTAGCGCCGGCATCACGAACGGCCAGATTAACGAAGACGGGCGCAACGGCTCAACACATACTTACAGCGTTCAAGCCACTTGGGCGGAAGGAAGTTGGGAGAAGAGCGGCGACAAGTCTGACACGAGCGTCGACGCCGGAAACTGGAGCTCGTCGCACAGTGAGGATCGAACCTGGTCCGAGCGAGGTGCAGAACTCGTCGGCACAAGAGCAGTGACCCACGGCACGGGCTGGGCGGTCGAGAGCACGATCAGCAAAACCTATGACTCTGGCTCAGACGCCTGGGAGAACGCATCCAACACCACTGCGACGACCACAGAAAACCTTGATAGAACCGAATCCAGCGGGTCTGGCTCGTACACGCGCGGTATGGGAGACCTGTTAACCGTCACCGGCACCGTCAACGCGAGTTCGGCACAGTCCAAATCAACCGCGTTCACGGCAACGAGCACCTTAGGTGATGACGGTACCTACACGTATAGCGGTACCGGTACCGGCGACGCGTCGACCTCGCAGAGCTTTGGTTATAGCGGCGGCGGTACATACTCTGATAGCCCGAGCACGCACACAAGCGCCACGTACGCCGGCGACGGATACACCGGCAATTCCAGCACCATGTCGAGCGGCAGCATTAACCAATCGCTGCAGGAAGGTGGGCATGAGAGCTCGACGAGCAGCGTGTTGACCGTATGGGTCTTGGACCCGAACGGTGCATGGCGCGCATCGGAGACCGTCGGCTCTGACGAGGGCGATACAAGCGCGAGCTTCAGCTATTCGAACGTCAGCGATTCAACAATGAGAACTCAAGACAACCTCTACTTCTCGCAGAGTACGTTGGAGAGTCTCACGGAATTCACGACGTTCGAGTCCAGTTCGAATAGCGAGCAGTCATCGTACCACTACAGCCGCGAGTTAACCGCGACCACGGACGAGTACGGGCAGACGACCACGAGCGGCTCTGGCTACGGGTCCGGCTCTGCCAATGGGCAGCGAAATTATGAGTTGGACCACGGTGGAACCGTCTATCAGAAAAGCACCGATCTGACCACCGGAGAGAGTTCAACTATCGCCCCTCCTCCCGGGGCCATGGACAACGATCAACAACGGAACGAAAGCTTCGACTACTCCGGCGGGTGGAGCGAGACCTACTCCGACGGCGGCGACCGCAGCGGCTCGACGTTTGGTACAAACACCGCCGAGGGCACGTGGTCGTGGCAACAGTACATGTACGCCGACGGCGACTCGTACAGTGACACTACCGGCACTCCTGGCTACGGTTCTTTTGACAGCCCAAATACTCCCCAATCCCGTGGCATTTGGCACGGCGGAAGCCCGTACGGGACCGCCGGTTCGGCCGGGTACGGTTACGGCGGGTCGCTGCCGGCCGCCGGCGCCATCGGTAGCCCACCGGATGTCACGCAGCCACCACCGGTGAATCCCAACGCTCCCGTGAAGTCGTCAGCGCCAGTTCAGCCCGACGAGCCAGTCCCAGTCTGCTTCGCGGCGGGGACGCTGGTGCTGATGGCCGACGGGACGCACAAGCCGATCGAGCAGATCGAGGTGGGCGAGATGGTCCTGGCGGCGTCGGACCAGGACCCGGAGGGGCCGGTGACGCCATGCCGGGTCGCCGAGACGTACCGTCGCGGGCCGAGCCCGCTGTGGTTCGTAACGGTGGCAGGCGAGGTGATCCGCTGCACCGGCGAACATCCGTTCTACGTAAAGGGCAAGGGTTGGACTCACGCTAAGGATCTCACAGAGGGCGACGAGATGCGCACGCCGGAGCGCGGGAGCGTGACGGTCGAGTCAGTGGTTTTGTCCGATGTGATTGAAGTCGTCTTCAATCTGAACATCGATGGGCATCATACCTACTTCATCGTGCGGTCGAGTAGTGCCAGCGCCGTGCTAGTGCACAACGCCGACTACCCGCTGACGCCGGGCGAGTCGATGTTCCCGGTCCTCAGTGGGTCACTGGGCCACATCAACCCGGGTGATCGGTTGCCACCGCTCTACGACCCGGCGACGGGTCCCGGCCCGCAGGGCGATCGCCCGCCGGAGCCGCCGTTTTCTACGAGCGTGCTGCCGGCGTGGATCGGTTCAACCGTGGACTTCGTCGTTGACCTCCTGCCGCTTGCCAGCAGCGTCAAAAGTGCGGTTCAGGCCGGCACCGGTGTCAACCCTGTGACGGGCGAAGAACTGACGGTGAGTGAGCGGCAGATCGAAGGCGCTATGGTGCTGGGGGGTCTGATACCGGGCGGTAAGCTAATCGGCAAGGGGCTTAAGAAGTTTGGCGGAGCAGTCTGGGATGCCGCCAAACCGTACGTGACAAAACTGCTAAACGGAGCAAGAGGTAATGCTCCTCATAATGCGGCCAACTTCGCAAAGTTCAAGGACCAGCTCCGCGCAGCGATGACCAAACCTCATGTGACGGATCCGGAGCTCAGCCGTTATATGGATGAACTCTATCGGGATAATGCTCAAATCGGTAGTGGAAGCACGGCAGCCGCAGTACGCCTCGAACTGGCAACTGGAGGGACAGTGGGAGGACGAACCCATTCGCAAAAAGCTCGAGATATGTCTCTTGCGTTGGAGAAATGGTTAAAGAACAATCCCGGTGCAAGCCCTGGTGATCGGGCGGCGGCAGAGAACGTTCTTCAGGATATGCTTAATGCACTAAATGGGAATTAGATATGCCGGATGAGCTTGACGTAAAAGCTGCGATTGAACACTTGGCTGGAGTCGCTCGGCCTATACGCCTAGGTTACGCGACTTTACTCGATAAATGGTTTCCGGATGCCCCGCCAAATACTCTTGTATTCTCGACGATTGGGCGATCGTTCTCATCGGCAAGCACGGAGTTGCACAACGGTGAAGTTGCGGCGATGTGGTGTACCGTAGAGCATTTATTGTCAAAGGGGAATGAAGAGGTGAAGAACGCAGTGGCTACTGGATTGATCGAAGCAGTGCTTGACGAAATCTCGGCTGGGCGATTGGATGCAAGTGTTATCGTCAATCATCTTGGACCGAGAACAAAGGCATATTGCCGAGCGTGGGATCAATTCACGGGCTTTAAGACAGAAGGGCTTGGTGAGGGGCCGAGGTAAGGGGAGAGGAAAGAGGGGTTAGTCGGGAGGGGGTTGAAAAAGGCGGAAAAAGGGTTGTTGGTATTGTTCTCCGATGCCCCGTCGTCCCCGCGTCGCTACCGGCGGCCTCGCCTACCACGTGTTGAATCGTGCGATTGGGCGGGTGACGCTGATCGAGTCAGAAGCTGACTACGCCGCGTTCGAGGGGTGCGGGGATAAAAGGGGTCGGGAGTCTTTTATTGACTGAGTGCGTGGTTTCAGATAGCTTGACGTGATGCCCCGTCGCCCCCGCATCGCCACCGGCGGCCTTGCCTATCACGTGCTCAACCGCGCGGTCGGGCGGATGACGCTGTTCGAGTCGGACGGCGACTACGCCGCGTTCGAGCGGTGCCTGGCGGACGTGCACGAGCGGCTGCCGTCGTGCCGGCTGCTGTCCTACTGTCTGATGCCCAACCATTGGCACCTGGTTCTCTGGCCGCGGCGGGACGGCGAGCTGAGCGAGTTCCTGCGGCTGCTGACCGTCACGCACACCCAGCGCTGGCACGCGGCCCACCGCACGGCCGGCACCGGGCCGCTCTATCAAGGGCGGTTCAAGAGCTTCCCGATCGAGCAGGACCTGCATTTGCTGATGGTCTGCCAGTACGTCGAGCGCAACCCGCTGCGGGCGAAGCTGGTGAGCCGGGCGGCGGCGTGGCGATGGGGTAGCCTGCACCAC
It encodes:
- a CDS encoding fibronectin type III domain-containing protein → MTPAADAFVRGGQYAANPYGLNGTIEVKNYIADLTRVGHVKFDISTLPTTVASATLRLHGKLAGTVAPLTVSVHSAANANWTDAGITWSNQPAQTGATLGTFVVNSATASWHELDLTNCVNAAKAAGQSSISLRLTGPNGNTAVIEFSSREASTVANRPQLVVVADASAPTPPAAPTNLTAVAASPTQLNLTWDDQASDEAGYLLEYGASGAFPAGGATGVVSLPANATSYVLGGLTPGIAYHVRVRATNAGGASANSNVASATTQLALSPTDLQHGDIGGPAIVGDASYSAGAAGTGSSYALQGGGADVFGTSDQFHFAYYPLGGDGTIIARVASIQNTHASAKAGVMVRESLAPNARNAFMNVKPTAGVEFSWRTSAGGSTGYTNAAGLGAPYWVRLTRVGDVVTASRSADGAVWTVAGTATFAGLAGTVHVGLAVTAHDNAKLATGAFDNVTIAGHVPEPIAPSGLTATVAAAASPAQVNLAWTDHAGNETGYRVERSSDGGATFATLPAAAALAAGTTTFGDATVAAGVAYNYRVRATGPTIAGVQRDSAWSNAASATTPPSAAVAPAAPTDLSATATSPTQVDLAWTDNAGDEGGYRVERSTDGGATFTALAGMPLAVNATIYSDTTVAAGTPYRYRVIATGAAGAPDSAASNMDDATTPAALSISIGGDASVAEGATYTLSLSASGYGSDVIDHWAVDWDGAGPLVAETVMGNPGSVTHVFPDGLNPATDSTVTARAYLAGDTTGTTAAHKSVTVSNAAPIVAIGGAPTTWAAGQMYNLTASATDVGLADAAAGFTYAWSQAVDGGTPTIVTGPSFSVTPNTLESYVLTLTATDKDGASSVADTLSFTVNPAVATTAVDDELVFKHHNGPVRLSVLANDLRDPGITLDISGITQPANGTVVILSGSPDVLTYVPSTGFVGTDTFTYTIDDGHGGVSTATVSVAVQAGNGADAVDSVRPGAKDYTLGDGFIIDPNATFTPISQGNYQYTTTIPVNATEPWSYGDGGDDVLHTRVTTGSQTLTVISTFPGDGSWSYYESLSFTRTILTAPVIGGTGITQTETIIDNYVFSGHGNLTSSYFSFTADGSDAVMGSLAGPVTMTWGSLGTKYENTTSSANLTTGVVTGTSDQHGGQSYSSSGNGTYSYETTGGSVTGTTNQSSSWEDTYQYSATNGTYSQQQSDGWGYSGSGSYEDTDTSAGPSTGSVTGSFNNSSTISGTINEGGSGSSTGQYAIVSQLVSGTWIKTGSGSTADSNVGHWSSAGDGAYTRSTSDTNGTLSVSGSKGVSSESSWNSSGTVSQTLVSSGTWSIVSGDGDSSGGTSDSWHYNGGGSYSDISAGLTGGTILEDATNGSSNNYSIHSDWVTGSWVQSGTNTNSTLDRGNWSSSGSSPYSRSTSDDNGTLSVAGNKGVTHSVGWIDQSSGTQSLAADGAWSNGTGAGNSTRQTNDEWSYQGSGTYTDVTAGLTSGTINEGASNKSTESFSVHSTWNDNGVTQEGKTTDTTLDKGSWHSSGTGAYANQSDPSSASTYAMSTSGSKHVHHKTDWNTTGDATSTLDATGAWVTTTGSDNSATASLSMNGEWSNGTGGTTATKEVKDDWDYSGSGNYTSTAAGSANPVTGTINEGASNGATEHYSVHSSWSEDGTVTQKGKTSSTTLDKGSWHSSGTGEYTRSTNGSNGTLHVTGSRFVKHATDWNTTGDATSTLDAKGQWVTTSPADGTAAAVASLSMNSDWSDGHGGTTATKDVSNDWGYNGSGTYTDIAAGVSDGAINEGASNGATDHYSVHSSWSEDGVVIQKGRATATTLDKGSWHSNGTGEYTRSTSDANGTLSVTGTKDMAHEADWKTDGGVTSTLDATGSWVTTTLTGGSTTSSLQMDSDWSISEGDGTSTKRVSDDWQYEGGGTYSDASAGITNGQINEDGRNGSTHTYSVQATWAEGSWEKSGDKSDTSVDAGNWSSSHSEDRTWSERGAELVGTRAVTHGTGWAVESTISKTYDSGSDAWENASNTTATTTENLDRTESSGSGSYTRGMGDLLTVTGTVNASSAQSKSTAFTATSTLGDDGTYTYSGTGTGDASTSQSFGYSGGGTYSDSPSTHTSATYAGDGYTGNSSTMSSGSINQSLQEGGHESSTSSVLTVWVLDPNGAWRASETVGSDEGDTSASFSYSNVSDSTMRTQDNLYFSQSTLESLTEFTTFESSSNSEQSSYHYSRELTATTDEYGQTTTSGSGYGSGSANGQRNYELDHGGTVYQKSTDLTTGESSTIAPPPGAMDNDQQRNESFDYSGGWSETYSDGGDRSGSTFGTNTAEGTWSWQQYMYADGDSYSDTTGTPGYGSFDSPNTPQSRGIWHGGSPYGTAGSAGYGYGGSLPAAGAIGSPPDVTQPPPVNPNAPVKSSAPVQPDEPVPVCFAAGTLVLMADGTHKPIEQIEVGEMVLAASDQDPEGPVTPCRVAETYRRGPSPLWFVTVAGEVIRCTGEHPFYVKGKGWTHAKDLTEGDEMRTPERGSVTVESVVLSDVIEVVFNLNIDGHHTYFIVRSSSASAVLVHNADYPLTPGESMFPVLSGSLGHINPGDRLPPLYDPATGPGPQGDRPPEPPFSTSVLPAWIGSTVDFVVDLLPLASSVKSAVQAGTGVNPVTGEELTVSERQIEGAMVLGGLIPGGKLIGKGLKKFGGAVWDAAKPYVTKLLNGARGNAPHNAANFAKFKDQLRAAMTKPHVTDPELSRYMDELYRDNAQIGSGSTAAAVRLELATGGTVGGRTHSQKARDMSLALEKWLKNNPGASPGDRAAAENVLQDMLNALNGN
- a CDS encoding transposase; this translates as MPRRPRIATGGLAYHVLNRAVGRMTLFESDGDYAAFERCLADVHERLPSCRLLSYCLMPNHWHLVLWPRRDGELSEFLRLLTVTHTQRWHAAHRTAGTGPLYQGRFKSFPIEQDLHLLMVCQYVERNPLRAKLVSRAAAWRWGSLHHRERGTDLPPWQLPTDQWPVTTPADWAGEVDDLFKAEQRAAIARSLARGTPFGSEQWMTQTAARLGLEGTLRPRGRPRKVVAADNSS